One genomic region from Eptesicus fuscus isolate TK198812 chromosome 4, DD_ASM_mEF_20220401, whole genome shotgun sequence encodes:
- the LOC103305334 gene encoding 28S ribosomal protein S7, mitochondrial-like — translation MWANKDVLFHTGQLSTAVKSLIRDASPWPSWETASVLIPQRRKLCPPPLPGSPRFTQVRWSRYSPEFRDPLIDKEYYRKPLAELTEEEKFERELRKTQPIKAPPWANTSSVFEDPVISKFINMMLRGGNKVLARSLMTQALKNCEPVFGLAPILKGGCFYQVPVPLSDRCRRFLAMKWMITECREKKHQRTLMPEKLSQELLEAFHNQGPVVKRKHDMHKMAEANRALAHYRWW, via the exons ATGTGGGCTAACAAGGACGTGCTGTTCCACACAGGACAGCTATCAACTGCTGTCAAGTCCCTCATTAGGGACGCCTCCCCCTGGCCCTCGTGGGAGACGGCCAGTGTTCTCATTCCACAGAGGAGGAAG CTTTGCCCGCCTCCTCTTCCCGGGTCTCCCAGGTTCACCCAGGTGCGGTGGAGCCGCTATAGCCCAGAATTCAGGGACCCCCTGATTGACAAGGAATATTACCGCAAGCCCTTGGCTGAGCTGACGGAGGAGGAGAAGTTTGAGCGGGAGCTCAGGAAGACTCAGCCCATCAAAGCTCCCCCGTGGGCAAACACAAGCTCCGTGTTTGAAGACCCAGTGATCAGTAAATTCATCAACATGATGTTGAGAGGAGGAAACAAGGTCCTGGCAAGATCCCTCATGACACAGGCCCTGAAAAACTGCGAGCCTGTGTTTGGGCTGGCACCCATCCTCAAGGGTGGCTGTTTCTATCAGGTCCCTGTGCCACTAAGCGACCGGTGCCGACGCTTCCTGGCCATGAAGTGGATGATCACTGAGTGCCGAGAGAAGAAGCACCAGCGGACGCTGATGCCAGAGAAGCTGTCGCAGGAGCTGCTGGAGGCTTTTCACAACCAGGGCCCTGTGGTCAAGAGGAAGCACGACATGcacaagatggctgaggccaacCGTGCCCTGGCCCACTACCGCTGGTGGTAG